The Cystobacter ferrugineus genome includes a window with the following:
- a CDS encoding pectin acetylesterase-family hydrolase — MKKQWLMGLLLAAAPGVASAEVLVSGIVDVLVDGGNTYDWSKVELPGTQCGNGSQYKFFVHRSTTGSQNLLFFFEGGGACWDYDTCSGRAGVIGAANPNGITDDYMTQFTAKYVSPIVNGADPGLPFRSRTDIATKDWNIVYLPYCTGDVHVGNNVATYADQTGAQPPLTWHHSGYTNSLAAINYAKAQFPRVQKLLVTGFSAGGTATSSSYYFVRRIINPAQGYFLNDSGPIYLAPNVNDNSRPLHDKIRQSWNLDSVFNQFPASFDRNNLGTINRMLAIEFPNDQLAYTGYSRDYNYSRFSYERFYSPNDQEAVLARWKADQDKLVAELSLYNNYSYFIPHERQINASHCSTIITFVGAHACQRMEKKKWYEYVNEPWQDYKCNSEMVSMSTFLQRFINDNQRVRIYEPVNGYNADDPGMSVLAPLINGALGG; from the coding sequence ATGAAAAAGCAATGGCTGATGGGCCTCCTCCTGGCCGCGGCACCTGGCGTCGCGAGCGCCGAGGTGCTGGTCTCCGGCATCGTCGACGTCCTGGTGGACGGCGGAAACACCTACGACTGGAGCAAGGTGGAGCTGCCTGGAACCCAATGCGGCAACGGCTCGCAGTACAAGTTCTTCGTCCACCGCAGCACCACGGGCTCGCAGAACCTGCTGTTCTTCTTCGAAGGTGGCGGCGCGTGCTGGGACTACGACACGTGTAGCGGGCGCGCGGGTGTCATTGGCGCGGCCAATCCCAACGGCATCACCGACGACTACATGACGCAGTTCACGGCGAAGTACGTCTCGCCCATCGTCAACGGCGCCGATCCGGGCCTGCCCTTCCGCAGCCGCACGGACATCGCGACCAAGGACTGGAACATCGTCTACCTGCCCTATTGCACGGGCGACGTTCACGTGGGCAACAACGTCGCCACCTACGCCGACCAGACGGGAGCGCAGCCGCCGCTCACCTGGCACCACTCCGGCTACACCAACTCGCTCGCGGCCATCAACTACGCGAAGGCCCAGTTCCCCCGCGTGCAGAAGCTGCTCGTCACCGGGTTCAGCGCGGGCGGCACCGCGACGTCGTCCTCGTACTACTTCGTGCGCCGCATCATCAATCCGGCCCAGGGCTACTTCCTGAACGACTCGGGCCCCATCTACCTGGCGCCCAACGTCAACGACAACTCGCGCCCCCTGCACGACAAGATCCGCCAGTCGTGGAACCTGGACTCGGTGTTCAACCAGTTCCCCGCGTCCTTCGATCGCAACAACCTGGGCACCATCAACCGCATGCTGGCCATTGAGTTCCCGAATGATCAGCTCGCCTACACGGGCTACTCGCGGGACTACAACTACTCGCGCTTCTCCTACGAGCGCTTCTACTCGCCCAATGATCAGGAGGCGGTGCTCGCCCGCTGGAAGGCGGACCAGGACAAGCTCGTCGCCGAGCTGAGCCTCTACAACAACTACAGCTACTTCATCCCCCACGAGCGGCAGATCAACGCGAGCCACTGCAGCACGATCATCACCTTCGTGGGCGCGCACGCCTGCCAGCGGATGGAGAAGAAGAAGTGGTACGAGTACGTCAACGAGCCGTGGCAGGACTACAAGTGCAACAGCGAGATGGTGTCCATGTCCACCTTCCTCCAGCGCTTCATCAATGACAACCAGCGCGTGCGCATCTACGAGCCCGTCAACGGCTACAACGCCGACGATCCGGGCATGTCGGTGCTCGCGCCGCTCATCAACGGCGCCCTCGGCGGCTAG
- a CDS encoding RidA family protein, whose amino-acid sequence MTSPKHQPIVSPNLPKPAGPYSPGMQLDRLLFISGQGATDPATGQQAEGIEAQTEQVLRNLERILVAGGSSLRHVLRCGVFLVDMKEFPRMNAVYDRVFAGHRPARTTVQVSALPEPGLRVEIDCIAYVP is encoded by the coding sequence ATGACGTCACCGAAGCACCAGCCCATCGTTTCCCCAAACCTGCCCAAACCCGCCGGTCCCTACTCCCCCGGCATGCAATTGGACCGGCTGCTCTTCATCTCCGGGCAGGGCGCCACCGATCCAGCCACCGGCCAGCAGGCCGAGGGTATCGAGGCCCAGACGGAACAGGTGCTGCGCAACCTGGAGCGCATTCTCGTGGCGGGAGGTTCCTCCCTGCGGCACGTCCTGCGCTGTGGCGTCTTCCTCGTGGACATGAAGGAGTTCCCGAGGATGAACGCCGTCTACGATCGTGTCTTCGCCGGGCACCGGCCCGCGCGCACCACCGTGCAGGTGTCTGCTCTGCCCGAGCCGGGCCTGCGCGTGGAGATTGACTGCATCGCGTACGTGCCCTGA
- a CDS encoding DUF692 domain-containing protein — MSDTKASTWNLPWRGLGLSSNLDAADAPHPYRLLAEAPGLFDFVEYSAPLSLEETRAEASLFPEMWERRGDVPVLFHPVHLNLYGPELEPERALAALDAHARAVGSAWVGNDVGWWHSGGQPFPGYLYFTPPFTEAGLRDCAAHALHVQSHLSVPLALENPAVFARRGEMHVLDFMARLHARTGLPLLIDLGHLLSYQLAAGLPLDAGLADFPWDQVIELHLAGGVVTRREGRSHYVDDHTQPVREELFGLLEMLLPRCPALRAVTFEGDGHPLDVALLTLRRLRRLVPPGPRPVLSLPPVERPAPPLARESAPWALFESGYGVTPEHGGDDEGARAEQDFRLAVVAEVLDRDWPLSRLLLAGTRERLGAFCASREFRELFEGLGRSPGHAFAAWTRRRLREHPEEGIAAAVSFETFLPHAARAKPRAAPGPGEVGLAEDVSLGHFPVDLTELVFAARALRRHLTGRAWASEALEVSGLDALEQVARRPASGPWRFIVRRKGRGLEVLTAAPSVLDELAALERAPRSAREVPVQRLADAGVLGLLRWG; from the coding sequence ATGAGCGACACGAAGGCATCCACCTGGAACCTGCCCTGGAGGGGCCTGGGCTTGAGCAGCAACCTCGACGCGGCGGACGCACCGCACCCCTACCGCCTGCTCGCCGAGGCTCCAGGCCTCTTCGACTTCGTCGAGTACAGCGCGCCGCTGTCGCTCGAGGAGACGCGGGCCGAGGCGTCGCTCTTCCCGGAGATGTGGGAGCGCCGGGGGGACGTCCCGGTGCTCTTCCATCCGGTGCACCTCAACCTCTACGGCCCCGAGCTGGAGCCGGAGCGGGCGCTCGCCGCCCTGGACGCGCACGCCCGGGCGGTGGGCAGCGCGTGGGTGGGCAACGACGTGGGGTGGTGGCACTCGGGGGGGCAGCCCTTCCCGGGCTACCTCTACTTCACCCCCCCTTTCACCGAGGCGGGCCTGCGCGACTGCGCCGCGCACGCGCTTCATGTCCAATCCCACCTGTCCGTGCCGCTCGCGCTGGAAAATCCCGCTGTCTTCGCCCGGCGGGGGGAGATGCACGTGCTGGACTTCATGGCCCGCCTGCACGCGCGTACCGGGCTGCCGCTGCTGATCGATCTGGGGCACCTGCTCAGCTACCAGCTCGCCGCCGGGCTGCCCCTGGACGCGGGACTCGCGGACTTCCCGTGGGACCAGGTCATCGAGTTGCACCTCGCGGGGGGCGTCGTCACCCGGAGGGAGGGCCGGAGCCACTACGTGGATGACCACACCCAGCCGGTGCGCGAGGAGCTCTTCGGTCTATTGGAGATGCTCCTGCCGCGCTGCCCCGCGTTGCGCGCCGTCACCTTCGAGGGCGATGGACACCCGCTCGACGTGGCGCTCCTCACGCTGCGCCGCCTGCGCCGGCTCGTGCCTCCCGGGCCGCGGCCCGTGCTGTCCCTCCCCCCGGTGGAGCGGCCCGCGCCGCCCCTCGCCCGGGAGAGCGCGCCCTGGGCGCTCTTCGAGTCCGGGTATGGCGTGACGCCGGAGCACGGCGGCGACGACGAGGGGGCCCGGGCGGAGCAGGACTTCCGGCTCGCGGTGGTGGCCGAGGTGCTCGATCGCGACTGGCCCCTGTCCCGGTTGTTGCTCGCGGGCACGCGCGAGCGCCTGGGGGCGTTCTGCGCGTCGCGCGAGTTCCGCGAGCTCTTCGAGGGGCTGGGGCGCTCGCCCGGGCACGCGTTCGCGGCCTGGACGCGGCGGCGCCTGCGCGAGCATCCGGAGGAGGGGATCGCGGCGGCGGTCTCCTTCGAGACGTTCCTTCCCCACGCCGCGCGCGCGAAGCCCCGCGCCGCGCCGGGACCGGGCGAGGTGGGACTGGCCGAGGACGTGAGCCTGGGCCACTTCCCGGTGGACCTCACCGAGCTGGTCTTCGCCGCCCGGGCCCTGCGCCGCCACCTGACGGGGCGGGCCTGGGCGAGCGAGGCCCTGGAGGTGAGCGGGCTGGACGCGCTCGAGCAGGTGGCGCGGCGACCGGCTTCCGGGCCGTGGCGCTTCATCGTGCGGCGCAAGGGCCGGGGGCTGGAGGTGCTGACGGCGGCGCCCTCGGTGCTCGACGAGCTGGCCGCGCTGGAGCGGGCGCCCCGGTCCGCGCGGGAGGTGCCCGTTCAACGGCTCGCCGACGCGGGAGTGCTCGGCCTGCTGCGCTGGGGATGA
- a CDS encoding Uma2 family endonuclease yields the protein MKKSKRAATYEDIEALPVGWVGEILEDELVASPRPALPHARVGLALSALLGMAFDLGQPETRGGWWLLYEPELHLGGNVLVPDLAGWRRERVPVPSFKDAPFATVAPDWICEILSPASVNIDRERKLPLYHREGVGHVWLVDPPTQTLEIHRRRARSWRLIARHTGDQDVFAEPFDALALRLGALWWPPGGRARGEPAGR from the coding sequence ATGAAGAAGAGCAAGCGCGCGGCGACCTATGAGGACATCGAGGCGCTGCCGGTCGGATGGGTGGGGGAAATCCTGGAGGACGAACTGGTGGCCTCACCGAGGCCCGCCCTGCCCCATGCCCGGGTGGGTCTGGCGCTCAGTGCCCTGCTGGGCATGGCCTTCGATCTGGGACAGCCCGAGACGCGTGGCGGCTGGTGGCTCCTCTACGAGCCGGAGCTTCACCTGGGCGGAAACGTCCTCGTTCCGGATCTCGCCGGGTGGCGCCGCGAGCGGGTGCCTGTTCCCTCCTTCAAGGACGCGCCCTTCGCCACGGTCGCTCCGGACTGGATCTGCGAGATCCTCTCCCCCGCGTCGGTGAACATTGACCGGGAGCGCAAGCTTCCGCTCTATCACCGCGAGGGCGTGGGACATGTCTGGCTGGTGGACCCGCCCACCCAGACCCTGGAGATCCACCGCCGACGAGCACGGAGCTGGCGGCTCATCGCCCGTCACACGGGCGACCAGGACGTTTTCGCGGAGCCGTTCGACGCGCTCGCGTTGAGGCTGGGTGCCCTCTGGTGGCCGCCGGGTGGGAGAGCGCGGGGTGAACCCGCGGGGAGGTGA
- a CDS encoding BTAD domain-containing putative transcriptional regulator, whose product MDETRIELLGGARILEERHKSRPLERKTAAFLAYLSLEGETARGTLAGLLWPESREATARNNLSQLLRRLGELLGEAAVEGRKTVRLRDDLRVDVRELVRGQLSWSASPGNELLAGLNYDDCEALEDWLRATRVRVTALQRKALEEQLRLEEREGRMNLALEAAQRMLALEPTSEETFRHLMRLHHRMGNRDAALRVWRQCEEVLTRELGIRPSAETSRLAGELERQPTEQPPSVHPERKALPLTVVHPSVLAGREREWAKLEAAHAARRPTFVLGPAGVGKSRLIGDFARSRGRSLLLTSRPGDINVPFSTHARGVRTILRQNPGLVLEPWVRRELSRLVPELGPEPLLLPGTPEETARLFAAVLHMARQALKELDVLVFDDAQYSDGSSSELSFYLLAQLEEDMLARRFPWILLSERTDESIWKGERIHMQVEAGLAELIQLEPLELPEVRTLLRGMNEPRLEEMAEDISRYTGGNPLFIVETVRQLIETNSLGGRFPEGLPPPGRARYIIQKRLEGLSPEALRLAQLLAVARADVGLEQAAEVLEVPVARLVEAWRELEETALVRGAWFSHNLVGEAVLSELPASVHTLLATRLGRGGPAPGA is encoded by the coding sequence TTGGACGAGACACGTATCGAGCTTCTGGGTGGTGCTCGGATTCTGGAGGAGCGCCACAAATCGAGGCCGCTGGAGCGGAAGACCGCGGCATTCCTGGCCTACCTGTCGCTGGAGGGAGAAACGGCGCGGGGGACGCTCGCGGGCCTGCTCTGGCCGGAGTCACGCGAGGCCACGGCGCGCAACAACCTGTCCCAATTGCTGCGCCGCCTGGGTGAGCTGCTGGGCGAGGCCGCCGTGGAGGGCCGCAAGACGGTGCGGCTGCGTGATGATCTCCGGGTGGACGTGCGCGAGCTCGTGCGTGGTCAGCTCTCGTGGAGTGCGAGTCCGGGGAACGAGCTGCTCGCGGGTTTGAATTACGACGACTGCGAGGCGTTGGAAGACTGGCTGCGAGCCACCCGCGTGCGGGTGACGGCCCTGCAACGCAAGGCCTTGGAAGAGCAGTTGCGGCTGGAGGAGCGGGAAGGGCGGATGAACCTGGCCCTGGAGGCGGCCCAGCGGATGCTCGCGCTGGAGCCCACCTCCGAGGAGACGTTCCGTCACCTCATGCGGCTGCATCACCGGATGGGAAACCGAGACGCCGCGCTGCGCGTCTGGCGCCAGTGCGAGGAGGTGCTGACGCGCGAGCTGGGCATCCGGCCCTCGGCGGAGACGAGCCGGTTGGCGGGCGAGCTGGAGCGGCAGCCCACGGAGCAACCCCCCTCCGTGCACCCGGAGCGCAAGGCCCTTCCGCTCACCGTGGTGCACCCCTCGGTGCTGGCGGGCCGCGAGCGCGAGTGGGCGAAGCTGGAGGCGGCCCACGCGGCGCGCCGGCCCACCTTCGTCCTGGGGCCCGCGGGCGTGGGCAAGTCCCGGCTCATCGGGGACTTCGCCCGCTCGCGGGGCCGCTCGCTCCTGCTGACGTCACGCCCGGGTGACATCAACGTGCCCTTCTCCACGCATGCCCGGGGGGTGCGGACCATCCTGCGGCAGAACCCGGGGCTGGTGCTGGAGCCCTGGGTCCGCCGCGAGCTGTCGCGCCTGGTGCCGGAGCTGGGTCCCGAGCCCCTGCTCCTTCCGGGCACTCCGGAGGAGACCGCCCGCTTGTTCGCCGCCGTGCTCCACATGGCGCGCCAGGCGCTCAAGGAGCTGGACGTCCTCGTCTTCGACGATGCCCAGTACTCCGACGGCAGCAGCAGTGAGCTCAGCTTCTATCTCCTCGCCCAGCTCGAGGAGGACATGCTGGCCCGGCGCTTTCCGTGGATCCTCCTCAGCGAGCGCACGGACGAGAGCATCTGGAAGGGGGAGCGGATCCACATGCAGGTGGAGGCGGGGCTCGCGGAGCTCATCCAGCTCGAGCCCCTGGAGCTGCCCGAGGTGAGGACGCTGCTGCGCGGCATGAACGAGCCCCGGCTGGAGGAGATGGCCGAGGACATCTCCCGCTACACCGGTGGCAATCCCCTGTTCATCGTGGAGACGGTCCGCCAGCTCATCGAGACCAACAGCCTCGGAGGGCGCTTTCCCGAGGGGCTGCCGCCTCCGGGCCGGGCGCGCTACATCATCCAGAAGCGTCTGGAGGGTCTGTCTCCCGAGGCGCTCCGGCTGGCGCAGTTGCTGGCGGTGGCCCGCGCGGACGTCGGCCTCGAGCAGGCGGCCGAGGTGTTGGAGGTGCCCGTGGCGCGGCTGGTGGAGGCCTGGCGGGAGCTGGAGGAGACGGCGCTGGTGCGCGGCGCGTGGTTCAGCCACAACCTGGTGGGCGAGGCGGTGCTGAGCGAGCTGCCCGCCTCCGTGCACACGCTGCTCGCCACGCGCCTGGGCCGCGGTGGGCCGGCGCCTGGCGCATGA